Proteins from a genomic interval of Actinoalloteichus hymeniacidonis:
- a CDS encoding TetR/AcrR family transcriptional regulator — MSSKRPGVAGGPRGPVKRRPAASPRRRDELLAIAARLFAAQGYLATSVREIADAAGILSGSLYHHFDSKESLADELLRGLLAAQRGGYQQVLDEGGQPREMIAGLLRTDIGLLDTHLEAIAVFQAERRHLARVDRFAYLDRHRRWVQRQWATLVGEGQRAGVFRQDFDGALLYRVAHESVWNAAHWFNPRGRTSGAELTEQYLDLLFRGLLAREDDEIALVQAPEGRTDEETDTVAPVSSAATVPEESGPAPVLE, encoded by the coding sequence GTGAGCAGCAAGCGACCCGGAGTCGCCGGGGGACCGAGAGGACCGGTCAAACGGCGTCCGGCCGCATCGCCGAGACGCCGTGACGAGCTGCTCGCCATCGCCGCCAGGCTGTTCGCGGCCCAGGGTTATCTCGCCACCAGCGTGCGGGAGATCGCGGATGCGGCGGGCATCCTCTCGGGCAGCCTCTACCACCATTTCGACTCCAAGGAGTCCTTAGCCGACGAGCTGCTGCGTGGCCTGCTCGCCGCCCAGCGCGGCGGATACCAACAGGTGCTCGATGAGGGCGGCCAACCCAGGGAGATGATCGCGGGGCTGCTTCGCACCGACATCGGGTTGTTGGACACCCATCTGGAGGCGATCGCGGTCTTCCAGGCCGAGCGGCGGCACCTGGCCAGGGTGGACCGGTTCGCGTATCTCGATCGGCATCGCCGTTGGGTACAGCGTCAGTGGGCGACGCTGGTGGGCGAGGGCCAGCGAGCGGGCGTCTTCCGCCAGGACTTCGACGGCGCGCTGCTCTACCGGGTGGCCCACGAGTCGGTGTGGAATGCGGCGCATTGGTTCAACCCGCGCGGCCGGACCTCCGGTGCGGAGCTGACCGAGCAGTACCTGGACCTGCTCTTCCGGGGCCTGCTGGCGCGCGAGGACGACGAGATCGCCCTCGTACAGGCGCCGGAGGGGCGGACCGACGAGGAGACCGACACGGTGGCCCCGGTGTCGTCGGCGGCCACCGTCCCCGAGGAGTCCGGCCCGGCGCCGGTCTTGGAATAG
- a CDS encoding glycosyltransferase has protein sequence MIPAQVGTHDSGHRQRQLRVLHFSDTYLPRRDGIVTSVRTLMSSLAAAGNPSMLVVPRHPKQESEPGVLQLGSVPCGVAGLRLTWPRSRHVAQLAEWKPDLVHVHTPGPMGLLGLFVARSLNLPIVHTYHTDLHAYAEAYRIPAIGLRTLMRLYARRLGTDVPKIDRDVERRGATIDAINQILLGDADAIIAPTAAILDRAKLPMHSDKLFVAPAGINLPRIEPKAAQELRSQWGIAPDAPVALFVGRINREKGIDLLAPAFAKVIEKIPSARLMLIGAVYERRWLTKLLAEHGITDHTIILEQQPPDVVAAGYAASQVFAFPSMTDTQGLVLQEAALTGLPSVLCDPALHASGPLGDDAVLAENTPDGFGDALLRLLGDPESTERLGAAARSRVQSLTPNRYAEAMRQIYEHALN, from the coding sequence ATGATCCCGGCGCAGGTCGGCACCCACGACTCCGGACATCGCCAACGGCAGCTTCGCGTGCTGCACTTCAGTGACACCTATCTCCCGCGTCGCGACGGGATCGTCACCTCGGTGCGCACGCTGATGTCGAGCCTCGCCGCCGCAGGCAACCCGAGCATGTTGGTGGTGCCCCGGCACCCCAAGCAGGAGAGCGAGCCCGGCGTGCTCCAACTGGGCTCGGTGCCGTGCGGGGTCGCCGGGCTCCGGCTCACCTGGCCACGCAGCCGCCATGTCGCGCAGCTGGCCGAGTGGAAGCCCGACCTGGTCCACGTGCACACGCCGGGACCCATGGGACTCCTGGGGCTGTTCGTGGCGCGGTCACTGAACCTGCCCATCGTGCACACGTATCACACGGACCTCCACGCGTACGCCGAGGCATATCGCATCCCGGCCATCGGCCTGCGGACGCTCATGCGTCTCTACGCCCGCAGACTCGGCACCGACGTGCCGAAGATCGACCGGGACGTCGAGCGGCGCGGCGCGACCATCGACGCCATCAACCAGATCCTGCTCGGCGATGCCGACGCGATCATCGCGCCGACCGCGGCCATCCTGGATCGCGCCAAGCTTCCGATGCACAGTGACAAGCTCTTCGTCGCGCCTGCGGGGATCAACCTGCCGAGGATCGAGCCCAAGGCCGCTCAGGAGCTTCGTAGCCAGTGGGGTATCGCCCCCGACGCCCCGGTGGCGTTGTTCGTGGGCCGGATCAACCGGGAGAAGGGCATCGACCTGCTCGCTCCCGCGTTCGCCAAGGTGATCGAGAAGATCCCGTCGGCACGGCTGATGCTCATCGGCGCGGTGTACGAGCGGCGGTGGTTGACGAAGCTGCTGGCCGAGCACGGCATCACCGACCACACGATCATCCTGGAGCAGCAGCCGCCGGACGTGGTCGCGGCGGGCTACGCGGCGTCCCAGGTCTTCGCGTTCCCCTCGATGACCGACACGCAGGGTCTGGTGTTGCAGGAGGCCGCACTCACCGGGCTGCCCTCGGTGCTGTGCGACCCGGCGTTGCACGCCTCGGGCCCGCTCGGCGACGACGCGGTGCTCGCCGAGAACACTCCGGATGGCTTCGGTGACGCCCTGCTCCGGTTGTTGGGCGACCCGGAGTCCACCGAACGGCTGGGTGCGGCCGCGCGCTCCCGGGTGCAGTCGTTGACCCCGAATCGCTATGCCGAGGCCATGCGGCAGATCTACGAGCACGCTCTGAACTGA
- a CDS encoding ABC transporter ATP-binding protein, giving the protein MLEVTGVTRRFGTHTVLDGVGFTTAPGRASVLVGPNGAGKTTLLRCVAGADHPDEGEITWAGRPIRETDPRIRAALAVGLDDADFFPDVSVVEHLDLLARAHGDDDPAEMLEELLEELELAAVADQLPGTLSSGQRRRLGLASCLVRPRELLILDEPEQRLDAAGKRWLVDRLLAEKAAGVAILISCHDESIAGAIADEQVQVGR; this is encoded by the coding sequence GTGCTCGAAGTGACTGGAGTGACCCGACGGTTCGGAACCCACACCGTCTTGGACGGGGTGGGGTTCACGACCGCGCCCGGTCGGGCATCGGTGCTGGTCGGGCCCAACGGCGCGGGGAAGACGACCCTGCTGCGCTGTGTGGCGGGCGCCGATCACCCTGACGAGGGAGAGATCACCTGGGCGGGCAGGCCGATCCGAGAGACCGACCCGCGTATCCGGGCCGCCCTGGCCGTCGGGCTCGACGACGCCGACTTCTTCCCCGATGTCTCCGTGGTCGAGCATCTCGACCTGCTTGCGCGGGCCCATGGCGACGACGACCCAGCCGAGATGCTCGAAGAGCTACTTGAGGAACTCGAGCTGGCGGCGGTAGCCGATCAGCTCCCCGGCACCCTGTCCTCCGGTCAGCGACGCAGGCTCGGCCTGGCCTCCTGTCTGGTCCGCCCACGCGAGCTGCTGATCCTCGACGAACCGGAGCAGCGACTGGACGCCGCGGGCAAACGCTGGTTGGTGGACCGGCTGCTCGCGGAGAAGGCCGCCGGGGTCGCGATCCTGATCTCCTGCCATGACGAGTCCATCGCCGGGGCCATCGCCGACGAGCAGGTCCAGGTGGGCCGGTGA